TATATTTTAAAAAGATTAAAAGATAATGATGCAAATAATTATTATTATAAATTTGTAAGATAGTAGGAGTATACCACCAAGATTGCTTATAAAAATTATAAAGATTCAAAATAAGTTAATTCTAGCATGCTTTATTCGTTATATCGCACCTGAGAATAAATGCAACGGAATTTTTTCACGTAAGCGCCATTAGGGTCATGTTTCATTCCCCCATTGTAAGCGCCTATTGCCATTTCTACTAATTGATACACGCTTTTGTTGGGGTGTTTTTGTTTGTAGTAGTCAAAATTTTCTTTTAAAATTTGTTTGGCTAATTGGATCGCAAAACCCACATCGTTTAACAATTTGTATTTGAGGAGCGTTTTAGAATAGGTAGGGTAGAACTTTTTAGCGGTGTTTAAAGTGATATGAAACATGGAATAAGAAGTGTCTTTAAGGGATTTTTTTCGCTTGTTGTTCAACCCTAGAGAGCTTTCTAGTAAAGCGATAGAGATGAGCGTTCTGCACACCACTTCATTGTTGCAACCTTTTTGATGGATATGGATAAGATTTTCGTATTGCTTGAAACTAATGGCTACCTTTTGGCATGGATAGCCTAAGGAACTAAGGAGTAAGGTCAGACAAATCCATTTCTCAAACAAAATTTTAACTTACTTTGAATCTTTCAGTAACGCTTTTTGTAACTTCTGCTTGTCGTATTTGAGCTTGTCCTTTAGAGGTGAGAGCAGATTTTGAACACTCTCATAACCACACAGCATTCCCTCTTTATAGGGGTCGTTTTTGATTTTTGCATAGAGGCTAATGCCATTAGCGTAACACAAGCCGTTAGACTTGATGTAGTAGCTTTTGATTTCTTCTTCTAAGTTCCTCAAGTCATTAGGATTGAGAGGTGTTTTTTTGCTGTAAGAATTTTCACTGATCAAAGTCCCCTCATAGCTTCTTTTGATCGTGGTCTCCTTATCCACTAATAACCCATTATAGTTCTCTTTTTCTTTGACAACTCTCATTGTTTCATCAGAATTACTTGTTTGAGGAGAAACAGGCACTTCCACTACTCTAGGTTTCTTAGCGTTTTTCTTTTTCAACTCTGCTTTTAGAGCTTTTAGTTTCTTTTGATTTTCTAAGTCTTTGAGCCTGTATTTAGCCAATTCAGCCTCTTGTTTTTCTTTTTCTGCTAAGAGTTTCTTTTCCCTCTCTTCCTCATTGGCTATGAGTTGGGAGTTAGCGATTAGCTCTTCTATGAGCTTCTCTTTGCTGTTTTCAGGAGCGGTTTGGGTGGCATAAGGTGATGGTTGGGCCTCATTGGCGTTATTTGTCTCTTTGAGTCTATACAAGCTATAAGGAGCAACGATATTGGGTTTTTGAATAACGCTATCGTTACTAGGCATAGCTACCATCTCATCTCTTAGGGGCGAACACACTTCATCATT
This DNA window, taken from Helicobacter pylori, encodes the following:
- the cag4 gene encoding VirB1 family T4SS lytic transglycosylase Cag4: MFEKWICLTLLLSSLGYPCQKVAISFKQYENLIHIHQKGCNNEVVCRTLISIALLESSLGLNNKRKKSLKDTSYSMFHITLNTAKKFYPTYSKTLLKYKLLNDVGFAIQLAKQILKENFDYYKQKHPNKSVYQLVEMAIGAYNGGMKHDPNGAYVKKFRCIYSQVRYNE
- the cag3 gene encoding type IV secretion system outer membrane cap subunit Cag3 produces the protein MFRKLATAVLLMGLLISNTLYAKEISEADKVIKATKETKETKKEAKRLKKEAKQRQQIPDHKKPQYVSVDDTKTQALFDIYDTLNVNDKSFGDWFGNSALKDKTYLYAMDLLDYNNYLSIENPIIKTRAMGTYADLIIITGSLEQVNGYYNILKALNKRNAKFVLKINENMPYAQATFLRVPKRSDPNAHTLDKGASIDENKLFEQQKRAYFNYANDVICRPNDEVCSPLRDEMVAMPSNDSVIQKPNIVAPYSLYRLKETNNANEAQPSPYATQTAPENSKEKLIEELIANSQLIANEEEREKKLLAEKEKQEAELAKYRLKDLENQKKLKALKAELKKKNAKKPRVVEVPVSPQTSNSDETMRVVKEKENYNGLLVDKETTIKRSYEGTLISENSYSKKTPLNPNDLRNLEEEIKSYYIKSNGLCYANGISLYAKIKNDPYKEGMLCGYESVQNLLSPLKDKLKYDKQKLQKALLKDSK